One Ricinus communis isolate WT05 ecotype wild-type chromosome 7, ASM1957865v1, whole genome shotgun sequence genomic region harbors:
- the LOC125370521 gene encoding LOW QUALITY PROTEIN: putative protein TIC 214 N-terminal part (The sequence of the model RefSeq protein was modified relative to this genomic sequence to represent the inferred CDS: inserted 1 base in 1 codon): MIFKSFILGNLVSLCMKIINLVVVVGLYYGFLTTFSMGPSYLFLLRARVIEEEGTEKKVSATTGFITGQLMMFISIYYAPLHLALGRPHTITVLALPYLLFHFFWNNHKHFFDYGATTRNSMRNLSIQFVFLNNLIFQLFNHFILPSSMLVRLVNIYMFRCTTKLFXTSSLVGWLIGRILFMKWVGLILVWIQQNNSIRSNVLFRSNKYLVSELRNSMARIFSILLFITCVYSLGRIPSPIFTKKLKETSETEEREESEEETDVEIETTSETKGTK, encoded by the exons atgatttttaaatcttttatactAGGTAATCTAGTATCCTTATGCATGAAGATAATCAATTTGGTCGTTGTGGTCGGACTCTATTATGGATTTCTGACCACATTCTCCATGGGGCCCTCTTATCTCTTCCTTCTCCGAGCTCGGGttatagaagaagaaggaacTGAGAAGAAGGTATCAGCAACAACAGGTTTTATTACGGGACAGCTCATGATGTTCATATCGATCTATTATGCGCCTCTGCATCTAGCATTGGGTAGACCTCATACAATAACTGTCCTAGCTCTACCCtatcttttgtttcatttcttCTGGAACAATCACAAACACTTTTTTGATTATGGAGCTACTACCAGAAATTCAATGCGTAATCTTAGCATTCAATTTGTATTCCTGAATAATctcatttttcaattattcaaCCATTTCATTTTACCAAGTTCAATGTTAGTCAGATTAGTCAACATTTATATGTTTCGATGCACAACAAAGTTAT GTACAAGTAGTCTTGTTGGCTGGCTAATTGGTCGCATTTTATTCATGAAATGGGTTGGATTGATATTAGTCTGGATACAacaaaataattctattagaTCTAATGTACTTTTTCGATCTAATAAGTACCTTGTGTCagaattgagaaattctatgGCTCGAATCTTTAgtattctcttatttattaCCTGCGTCTACTCTTTAGGCAGAATACCGTCACCCATTTTTACTAAGAAACTGAAAGAAACCTCAGAAACGGAAGAAAGGGAGGAAAGTGAGGAAGAAACAGATGTAGAAATAGAAACAACTTCCGAAACGAAGGGGACTAAATAG